A genomic window from Cytobacillus suaedae includes:
- a CDS encoding NUDIX domain-containing protein has protein sequence MIYRRKTYKIKPEILNDFNQFFHSYLYPNQIKHGAKLIGRWVNEDKDEILAIWEYKSIEHYESIENLIKNSDLHQEAKEKRMELGELYIESNQDFLSSTAYSGTYHPPKHIVSVSGYITNEEGKVLLVRNFHRDTMEMPGGQVEEGETLEEAIHREVLEETGVKVKLNGITGIYQNISGGVICVVFRGQYESGEIRTAEGETSEVIFTDLTKERINELITRPQFRSRTIDAMEPNYLPYEAFKARPYELIKRFDVKKEFSS, from the coding sequence ATGATATATAGAAGAAAAACGTATAAAATTAAACCAGAAATACTAAATGATTTTAATCAATTCTTTCATTCTTACTTATATCCAAACCAAATAAAGCACGGTGCAAAATTAATAGGTCGTTGGGTCAATGAAGACAAAGATGAGATCTTAGCAATATGGGAATATAAAAGTATCGAACATTACGAAAGCATAGAAAACCTCATTAAAAATAGTGACCTACACCAAGAAGCAAAAGAAAAAAGAATGGAATTAGGGGAACTTTACATAGAGAGTAATCAAGACTTCTTATCTTCAACAGCATACTCTGGCACATATCATCCACCTAAACATATTGTTTCTGTTAGTGGATATATAACTAATGAGGAGGGAAAGGTGCTTCTTGTTCGTAATTTTCACCGAGATACGATGGAAATGCCAGGAGGTCAAGTAGAAGAAGGTGAAACATTAGAAGAGGCCATTCATCGAGAAGTCTTAGAAGAAACTGGAGTAAAAGTTAAATTGAATGGTATAACTGGTATTTATCAAAACATATCCGGTGGGGTAATTTGTGTAGTTTTTAGAGGACAGTATGAATCAGGTGAAATAAGAACCGCAGAAGGCGAGACATCGGAAGTGATTTTTACTGATTTAACTAAGGAACGGATAAATGAACTTATTACAAGACCACAATTCAGAAGTAGAACAATAGATGCGATGGAACCAAACTACTTACCTTATGAAGCTTTCAAAGCAAGACCTTACGAACTTATTAAGAGGTTCGATGTTAAAAAGGAGTTTAGTAGTTAG